A genomic segment from Aegilops tauschii subsp. strangulata cultivar AL8/78 chromosome 1, Aet v6.0, whole genome shotgun sequence encodes:
- the LOC109766534 gene encoding LOW QUALITY PROTEIN: uncharacterized protein (The sequence of the model RefSeq protein was modified relative to this genomic sequence to represent the inferred CDS: inserted 2 bases in 2 codons), translating to MTNQVASEVIEIVEDDDSVGEECWDLLEVPLVIRSFAFHDLTPASTSSPHFQASSEFNVEDYLNEGGDGILAAPSFFPDGDGILAAPNHTIINSNKKTQDSGQSCSLLSSSPTEDSPLYMLDTSDGALSNKYAMDELTTVSGSHGVLPSIQENIGASSIAFAGTTTDTCFVNNPQSQFLGQPSTCSSHEIIDLTETDDMDETDDVPMELGPISELVDLTYMDQIDHVPMLLPRKNVTLALDLDGTLIHSARYDHGTDFSFCMRRGEEEYTVYVKKRPHVDVDAFLEEAAHMFELVVFTASIYSYANQLIDALDPENKLISRRFFRESYVSVDGRYQKDLTITEADLAKVXIIDNAPEVLQQQVNNEIPXKSWSSDLSDIYKCSSHIFEKFHSINSTY from the exons CATTGGTTATTCGTTCTTTTGCTTTTCAT GATTTAACTCCAGCATCCACATCCTCACCACATTTTCAGGCCAGTTCTGAGTTTAATGTAGAAGATTATCTCAATGAAG GTGGAGATGGAATTCTAGCAGCACCTTCCTTTTTTCCTGATGGAGATGGAATTTTAGCAGCACCAAATCATACTATCATCAATAGTAATAAAAAAACTCAAGACTCGGGCCAGAGTTGCAGCCTGCTGTCCAGTTCCCCAACTGAGGATTCTCCTCTTTATATGCTTGATACTTCAGATGGGGCTCTAAGTAATAAATATGCTATGGATGAATTGACAACAGTGAGTGGCAGTCATGGAGTACTCCCTTCCATTCAGGAAAATATAGGGGCCAGCAGTATTGCCTTTGCTGGTACAACTACAGACACGTGCTTTGTTAATAACCCGCAGTCTCAATTCCTTGGTCAGCCTTCAACTTGCTCTTCGCATGAAATAATTGATCTTACTGAGACGGATGACATGGATGAAACTGATGATGTACCAATGGAATTAGGACCTATATCTGAATTAGTTGATCTTACTTACATGGATCAGATTGATCACGTACCAATGTTACTACCTAGGAAGAATGTCACTCTTGCACTTGATCTAGATG GCACCCTTATCCATTCAGCAAGGTACGACCATGGCACGGACTTTTCATTCTGTATGCGCCGTGGAGAAGAAGAGTACACTGTATACGTGAAGAAGAGACCACATGTGGATGTGGACGCCTTCCTTGAAGAGGCAGCTCATATGTTTGAGCTTGTTGTCTTTACGGCTAGCATATATTCTTATGCAAACCAACTGATTGATGCACTGGATCCTGAGAACAAACTAATATCACGGCGTTTTTTTCGTGAGTCCTACGTCTCGGTTGATGGAAGATATCAGAAGGATCTCACCATTACTGAAGCTGATCTTGCAAAGG TGATTATTGACAATGCCCCAGAG GTTTTGCAGCAACAGGTGAATAATGAGATAC TAAAGAGCTGGTCAAGTGACCTGTCTGACATTTATAAATGTTCATCCCATATTTTTGAAAAATTTCATAGTATAAACAGCACGTATTGA